The Corythoichthys intestinalis isolate RoL2023-P3 chromosome 1, ASM3026506v1, whole genome shotgun sequence genomic interval TTtcctttctgagtgaatcttttatcacaaactgagcaggcaaaaggcttttctccagtgtgtgtacgtgtgtgtcGTTCTAAATGACTTCTCGTTGAAAATCTTTTGACGCAAAGAGTACAggagaaaggcttctctccagtgtgtgtatgtgtgtgttgttttaaatGACTTCTCGTTGAAAATCTTTTGACGCAAAGAGTACAggagaaaggcttctctccagtgtgtgtatgtgtgtgttgttttaaatGACTTCTCGTTGAAAATCTTTTGACGCAAAGAGTACAggagaaaggcttctctccagtgtgtgtccttgtgtgtttgtttaaatctCCCTTGTTGGCGCATCTTTTACCACAagttgtgcagacaaaaggctttttccCACTATGTGTACGCTGATGCAGTTctaaataagccttacaataaaaccttttatcgcaaagtgtgcaggcgaaaggcttctctccagtgtgtgtatgctgatgattttttaaattggtcTTCTGAAaaaatcttttatcacaaagtgtgcaggcaaaaggcttctcccctgtgtgtgtgagtgtgtgtgtttttaaatgTCCCTTCCGGGTGAATCTTTTgccacaaagtgagcaggcaaaaggcttttctccagtgtgtgtatgtgtgtgttgttttaaatGACTTCTCGttgaaaatcttttatcgcaatatGTACAGCCAAAAGGCTTCTCCCCAGTGTGTGTAcgaatgtgtttttttaaaagatgtttccaagaaaatgtttgatcacaaagtgagcagggAAAAGCCTTCCTCATTCCGCATTCTTGAGTGTCTTTTTTCAATGACTTGTTTAAGGATTCCGaagcattttggtcaaagtcatCTTCCTCCTCATCAGTGTTGAAGTCAGAAGAGTGTGACGTTACGTCGTCGCTGTCTGAAAGCGGTGCTAAGAGGCTGTCTGTTTGCGATTGTCCCTCTCCTTTTGTTGTCAGGTGCTGAAATGAGCTGTCGCTCGAAAATTTTGCTGCTCCGCTCTCTTCGCTTGGACCTTCTTCTTCTTCGATTTTCACACTAACACGCATTGGAAACTGGGGGATTTCATCttcctgttcttcttctttGATGTAGGGGGTCTCTGGctccgcctcctgtttgatACAAGGCATATCGGACTCCTCATGTTTGACTCGGAGGGGATCATGTTTCTTAGAATGATGATCTTCTACAGTGACGTCTGCgggactctggatggaaaaaaaaaaaaaaaaagttttgtcaaAGTCGACATTTTTCCCAGATtttcatgttgcattttttctgACACAAAGAACCCATTAGCTGTGGATAAAGTAAATACACTTTATTCCGTACTCTCACCCCCAAAACACACAGAGTCCGccgccccacaccattacaccaccaccgccagcctgaaccgttgatacaaggcaggatgtatccatgctttcatgttgttgacgccaaattctgaccctaccatccgaatgtcgcagcaggaatcgagactcatcagaccaggcaaagtttttccaatcttctattgtccaatttcgatgagcttgtgcaaattgtagcctcagtttcctgttcttagctgaaaggagtggcacctggcgtggtcttctgctgctgtagcccatctgcctcaaagttcaacgtactgtgcgttcggagatgctcttctgcctactttggttgtaacgggtggttatttgagtcacggttgcctttctatcagctcgaaccagtctggccattctcctctgacctctggcataaaCAAAGCAttcccgcccacagaactgccgctcactggatagtttttctttttcggaccattctctgtaaaccctagagatggctgtgcgtgaaaatcccagtagaacagcagtttctgaaatactcagaccagcccttctggcaccaacaaccatgccacattcaaagtcactcaaatcacctttcttccccatactgatgctcagtttgaactgcaggagattgtcttaaaccatgtctacatgcctaagtgcactgagttgccgccatgtgattggctgattagaaattaagtgttaacaagcagttggacaggtgtacctaataaagtggccgtgagtgtgtgtgtgtatatatatatatatatatatatatatatatatatatatatattagggctgtcaaaattatcgcgttaacgggcgttatttttttttaattaatcacgttaaaatatttgacgcaattaacgcatgcaatgaatgacccgctggcatattgcctcaaacattacaatgaggccgtttatggacattaagagtgaagagatagccaccggccgcttgggggcagcgccgttccatactcatgttatttcttcgaaacgtgggagaattagtagttgtgagacgtttatgctgtattcacaatgcaatggaaattgctatttgtgctccacacatatttgggtaagttttctttcttttagtggcaattatgtgtctcttgttttattttgggtaagatatgtattatacagtaaaggcgagtggacacaggcgttctttggaccgcgccgtttattggcataagcttctccttcacaacaaacataagtatcgtttagtgaaagcacaacaaaaataatattcctatctctctctcaaaaaaaaaaaaaaaaaaatgttcacaaaaagaaaagcacttcagtctataggaatcaggccctattctgacacacagttaaacaacaatgcaaaatgaactggcattccatatcaaaatagctatacaaaatacacgtaaaacttttcactctatctttattattgttatatctattcttcttattatattaactctacttttgattgaaaattttacaaattttattaaaacgaaaacatgaagaggggttttaatataaaattactataacttgtaattataacatttatcatttaagaactacaagtctttctatccgtggatcactttagcagaaagaatgttaataatgccatttgtggatttattgttacaataaacaaacacaatactgatgtacagtatgctgtatgtatatatccatcgtgtatcttatctttccattccaacaataatttaaataaaaatatggcgtattttagagatggtttgaattgcgattaattacgatttaatttttaatctgtaattaactcgattaaaatttttaatcgtttgacagccctaacatatatatatatatcagaggttgcgctagacattttcgttgtctgtcattttgactgacagggtcataaaaatccggtcataatctatttttaccagtcactgaaatttttaaaatgataatgatgacattcaatagtatttagttttcattcatttttaattttgtaacgcttgcttggcggcgaaaaattagacactgaagttgtatttttctccctctttttactctgcttaccgccaacaacaccaacaaaacaactccactcccaaagaaaaagaggcaaccatatagaccccaatcaccaacgtcacacaatgatcttaattgtggttgtcagcccaaaatcttctaaatatatattaaatgcatcttaccagatataaaatgactactacatagtctgtggtgatcgtttggtgccaagtttcctgagcgaaatatgggcgccgccatctaggaaaatgtctgcttcgcacttccggtccggttgagtagcagtgtattagcagtgtattgacgacgataaaactacgaaatcaagccagagcaacccatggaatcttcaaaaattgattcagcacgacctagatgatacctagatgagattggatagcagttcgtgtcacttcgttgatcattcgtggacaaaattattaacaacggtcagcctgtgttaacgtgaggaatggattgatactacggccattagtgaccaaaatgtggtgaaattacaagttatattacatttgccgactgcagaagggctgacatggattgttttgttacaaggaaatgctacaaggttatgtacatatgatgttaacacagatagtatgtcattctttttttttattgcaggcattgatcgcaataaaacatttagacatgattccatttcttgttttttttaaaacgattggtgcactccaaaacaggtcaataaatcacatttataaaagtattgcaaaaatagcatacgagaatgtgatatcagaccgcagagctccggagcctcgtgaacaaatagcgacatcacggaggccctcggcggcatttagatgtgcttttttcccgtcctcggtaattccagctccaatagcatatatttaaagatgctgccgttcacaagttcgtagttggatcacggcgatctcggcgaaccacagtctgtcacaattcctgcctctctctcggcctctcccgggagtcgagctgtcatcatcattgtggaacgcaaacgatatatgttcgatatatgtccatcaacgtacaagtcaagttgtcttcccttttacaacagcgtttcccagctgtaaacaaacgaataaaaacttgtaacacttgcggtgcattcaaacacgattagcaacaggcggatagcagcagtagcagaagctagttgttgtaaaaacaattaaacttcgtaattacaatcatcatcgtaatatcaatagcaaaggcaacaagtcgtttcatgcgccagattttaggtttcgtatttttagagcacattaccttccataacagcgggggcatgactgcaggagctgtcagttttgtacatctccttccctccctcctgtatgacgagtacgagcaccaATGGTTTGGAAAacgacatggtacgaagcatggaggccttggcttggttctccacccgcctacatcaaaataacattcccgggatcttgtataaagaccttccaacttcgattccaccgccattgacttcaatggtaaacaggcggaaacggaaggggaaggaagacataaggaagtaaaccggtacctcgaaaacttgtctatacacaggcggaaatctagtccaccaattggatcacgcgctggcacaccgggtgcaccaataagaacctcgcgttgatgtgtcaatcacggtgctgccgccagaccccggtgacgctacaatattctgacagaatagccaacgacgtcatgcattaagagagacaatagctaattaatatgctaactcgccaccctgtggtctggggtgtgaattgcaacctgtcaaaatgacgggcggacttcagttttttccgtcaacgttttaaaaaaacggtcaacgacggaaaatatccggttaacgagacccctgatatatatatatatatatatatatatatatataaataatgcagacccatggaaatgttgtccagtcaatacacacgcACAGTAGCCTATGtaccaactcaacatttttataaattactatcatgacaattgtcattgacaaattgttattcccactcaatcttTATTCtatttcaatgttctagattgtacgcaaacaatgaccgaaataaactgacaagctattcaaccagcatgtttccaaatgcagcagttcaaaactacgttgccCATAATGCCAAGCGTGGCTGAGcgcactgatagctaccctattagcgagtaccgggcaaggcaaaatcaaactttgctataaaagtttacaatcatcggcagcgcaacaatgcgacaccaaacaggattttacagattacgccagtacaaatctccgacagaagtcaacagttgccattatatacggtatttatcgttaaaaaaaaaaaaaaaaaaaaaaactcataacaAACACAGCTACTTAAAATGTAATAccaacattcaaccaaataaaagaacgcagaacaattacaagactcgtaaaatatactgcatctctgtgtacacaaataacccaatatacaacagaagacatgtgatcaacattaacaggagagaaaccaaacacagaaAGGTGAATGGAGCCACGTCTTAAAACTTCTTGCTGTAGTCTGATTTCTTGCCAAACTGTCACACGTCGTTAAGTGGTGGTAATTCCACATCaaacaaagggtaaactgccaacaaaaaacaagaagaagatgTAGTCCTTCTCCTGCCTCTACTAGTTGGAGCCACATAaacgcagacaggcgctgcctcagagtggccggagggattcttttAAaagtggtcccgtgaaaaatcataaaaactggacattttcatgaatttatgaaatctggccggtgttgtgccgaaaaatagccgccccgcgtaaaatgtcccccctgatgggagcgcttatttaaaacgctttattgaggtgaaaacatcaaatgttttcatggactcaTTACAGTAAtgaatttacgactgtaaaatcagttttaaataaattacacaaaatagtagtactgtattttattaacaaattgtggactgggccacataaccatctttgaacagaaatgcattggtctacaggttttcacgaccgtatcccaatgacaatcgcgCAGGTGTGACATTTAttcgttcaagcagagtaaaataatacatattcacagtacaagatttatttgttcaagcagagtaaaataatacatattcacggtacaagaaagtcatttccgtgtccatcgattggtaagaaaaagctgtttgtacgagtgacgtgtgggcgttcccgtcaggggggacatttcacgcggggcggctatttttcggcacaacaccggtgttctgtcaaaatttgctccctATAAATTTTGCTTTACAAATCTttttgtggcgctgaaaaagccctcttttacattcagttggactctccatGTTGTCCGAAGGTGCTAGCTAAACTAGATACATACTAAGCATACATGtgaaacacgaaaatggcataaattaatacttaacaacacggcgaagtcgttaacagtGATAGAGCgaggtgcagttgttgtgtgcagctaacacggTCTGAGgaaaacttttctacatgtcattCCACCATCAAGCTTAAGTAAATGTTCCTTTCttaaaagaaagtttgtagtgttaactttggaatcgctgcattcgcggccatttttaacgttacgtgcaTGCGCAGTACCGCAaagtagctattttttatgggttgtaaaatttgtcaaaacaccggtgttctgccaaaatctgctacatcggcgaaacgtcctacattagtcgaatttgactcctaaagtactaccgtgtgctctaaacttgttttgtttagatgcatacaggaataacgtactaaaaaatgccttcaGAAAACACTTAAAAGTAGTTATATAAAATAAGGACAGttcaaatacgctacgtgactaatagaggtgtgcaaaatttccgattcttagattattcgcgattcggccgtggaagattcgagaacgattcacaaacatccaaattccgattattgaaatatgccaagtaaagcggaaatacaacacactcagcgcgccgcgcggtcttcggaacgcaatgaggaacggagcgagagtagctaaacatcatgcttctcattacccggc includes:
- the LOC130924274 gene encoding zinc finger protein OZF-like isoform X2, giving the protein MKSPADVTVEDHHSKKHDPLRVKHEESDMPCIKQEAEPETPYIKEEEQEDEIPQFPMRVSVKIEEEEGPSEESGAAKFSSDSSFQHLTTKGEGQSQTDSLLAPLSDSDDVTSHSSDFNTDEEEDDFDQNASESLNKSLKKDTQECGMRKAFPCSLCDQTFSWKHLLKKHIRTHTGEKPFGCTYCDKRFSTRSHLKQHTHTHTGEKPFACSLCGKRFTRKGHLKTHTLTHTGEKPFACTLCDKRFFQKTNLKNHQHTHTGEKPFACTLCDKRFSTRSHLKQHTHTHTGEKPFSCTLCVKRFSTRSHLKQHTHTHTGEKPFSCTLCVKRFSTRSHLERHTRTHTGEKPFACSVCDKRFTQKGNLVLHERIHTGEKPFACSLCGERFSQKVSLVLHTRKHTVEKPLNCNV
- the LOC130924274 gene encoding zinc finger protein OZF-like isoform X1, with product MKSPADVTVEDHHSKKHDPLRVKHEESDMPCIKQEAEPETPYIKEEEQEDEIPQFPMRVSVKIEEEEGPSEESGAAKFSSDSSFQHLTTKGEGQSQTDSLLAPLSDSDDVTSHSSDFNTDEEEDDFDQNASESLNKSLKKDTQECGMRKAFPCSLCDQTFSWKHLLKKHIRTHTGEKPFGCTYCDKRFSTRSHLKQHTHTHTGEKPFACSLCGKRFTRKGHLKTHTLTHTGEKPFACTLCDKRFFQKTNLKNHQHTHTGEKPFACTLCDKRFYCKAYLELHQRTHSGKKPFVCTTCGKRCANKGDLNKHTRTHTGEKPFSCTLCVKRFSTRSHLKQHTHTHTGEKPFSCTLCVKRFSTRSHLKQHTHTHTGEKPFSCTLCVKRFSTRSHLERHTRTHTGEKPFACSVCDKRFTQKGNLVLHERIHTGEKPFACSLCGERFSQKVSLVLHTRKHTVEKPLNCNV